A single genomic interval of Spirosoma linguale DSM 74 harbors:
- a CDS encoding conserved hypothetical protein (KEGG: scl:sce2886 hypothetical protein), with the protein MTLSVQKTALVLGATGLIGNLLTHQLVNSPAYSMVKVLVRNPLTWQHPHLQEISFEFDHPNGLIIQADDIFCCLGTTMKKAGSKEAFQKVDYQYPLTVAQMGLTNGAKQFAIVTSMGADTESSFFYNRVKGEVERDLAALNYPTLLIFRPSLLLGNRAEQGENRLGERLAEGAMRLFKPLIPAKYRAIEASKVANAMLSTAQQGMTGKTVFESDVLQSF; encoded by the coding sequence ATGACCTTATCCGTTCAAAAAACAGCGCTTGTTTTAGGGGCTACCGGCCTGATCGGTAACCTGCTAACGCATCAGCTTGTCAACTCACCAGCTTATTCGATGGTTAAAGTGCTGGTGCGCAACCCATTGACCTGGCAGCACCCTCACTTGCAGGAAATTTCGTTCGAATTTGACCACCCGAATGGATTAATCATACAAGCCGACGATATATTTTGCTGTTTGGGGACAACCATGAAAAAAGCGGGGTCGAAAGAAGCGTTTCAAAAAGTAGACTACCAATATCCGCTGACGGTTGCCCAAATGGGGCTTACCAACGGAGCCAAACAGTTTGCCATCGTTACATCAATGGGAGCTGATACCGAATCATCGTTCTTTTACAATCGAGTCAAAGGTGAAGTTGAGCGTGACCTGGCTGCGCTGAACTACCCGACGCTACTTATCTTTCGACCCTCACTCTTATTGGGCAACCGCGCTGAACAGGGTGAAAACCGGCTCGGCGAACGACTGGCAGAAGGAGCCATGCGCTTATTCAAGCCCCTGATTCCGGCCAAATACAGAGCTATAGAGGCAAGTAAAGTCGCCAATGCCATGCTTTCTACCGCGCAGCAGGGAATGACGGGTAAAACCGTTTTTGAATCCGATGTACTACAATCTTTTTAG
- a CDS encoding GCN5-related N-acetyltransferase (PFAM: GCN5-related N-acetyltransferase~KEGG: sea:SeAg_B4549 aminoalkylphosphonic acid N- acetyltransferase) has product MPTQSTFPSNLTIRPATQTDESAVYDFLCTLEETTLDRTSFSAIFHRNTVSPLVHYLVAEKQGEVVGFISCHVQYLLHHTGKVGEIQELFVRPEFRNQRIGQQLVATLTALAIEENFVNLEVTTNQKRADTIRFYEREAFIRTHVKLVKPIQS; this is encoded by the coding sequence GTGCCTACTCAATCTACTTTCCCAAGCAACCTTACCATCCGGCCAGCTACGCAAACTGACGAGTCCGCTGTCTACGATTTTCTGTGTACGCTGGAGGAGACAACACTTGACCGCACGTCTTTCAGTGCAATTTTCCATCGTAATACAGTTAGTCCACTCGTTCATTATCTGGTCGCCGAAAAGCAGGGAGAAGTGGTCGGCTTTATTAGTTGCCATGTTCAGTATCTACTCCACCACACGGGCAAGGTCGGCGAAATACAGGAATTGTTTGTCCGTCCAGAGTTCCGCAACCAGCGTATTGGCCAGCAGTTGGTAGCAACCCTGACAGCACTAGCCATTGAAGAAAATTTCGTCAATCTTGAGGTGACGACCAACCAGAAACGCGCCGATACCATCCGGTTTTACGAGCGCGAAGCATTCATCCGAACGCATGTTAAATTAGTTAAACCTATACAATCCTGA
- a CDS encoding beta-lactamase (PFAM: beta-lactamase~KEGG: vvu:VV1_0001 putative beta-lactamase class A) — protein sequence MRLLAVSLLFSIYSFVTNGQSSQKRDAVLERKLQTALKGFRGDVGVYVHNLKTGVTVAIKADTLFPTASTIKIPIQCGLFDKIHKGELTYGQTLIYKDSLHYDDGIVGSLKDGAKIPLSEVVMLMETVSDNTASLWCQALAGGGTAINTWLESNGFRKTRVNSRTPGREADRTRYGWGQTTPREMADLMTYIRQGRAVSPDASEEMYRNLGRQYWDNDGLSQVPPDVKTACKNGAVNQSRSEVVLVHAPHGDYVYCVMTKNQQDESWERTNEGFALLRNVGTLLWQHFEPKSTWKPSAGYEKWW from the coding sequence ATGCGCTTATTAGCTGTTAGCCTTCTCTTTTCTATTTATTCATTTGTTACAAACGGTCAATCGTCCCAAAAACGGGATGCCGTTCTGGAGCGCAAACTTCAGACGGCGTTAAAGGGCTTTCGAGGAGATGTTGGCGTCTATGTCCACAATTTAAAGACGGGGGTAACGGTAGCTATCAAGGCCGACACCTTATTTCCAACGGCCAGCACGATTAAAATACCAATCCAATGCGGTCTTTTTGATAAAATTCACAAAGGCGAATTGACGTACGGACAAACCCTGATTTATAAAGACTCCCTTCATTATGACGATGGCATTGTCGGTTCTCTTAAAGACGGGGCTAAAATTCCCTTGAGTGAGGTTGTCATGCTCATGGAAACCGTCAGCGACAATACCGCCAGTTTATGGTGTCAGGCGCTGGCAGGCGGAGGCACAGCCATTAATACCTGGCTCGAGAGTAACGGATTTCGCAAGACACGTGTCAACTCACGCACACCGGGCCGTGAAGCAGATCGGACGCGTTACGGTTGGGGACAGACTACGCCCCGTGAAATGGCCGACCTAATGACCTACATCCGCCAGGGCCGCGCCGTCAGTCCGGATGCCAGCGAGGAAATGTACCGGAATCTTGGCCGTCAGTATTGGGATAACGACGGGCTGTCGCAGGTGCCGCCGGATGTAAAAACGGCTTGTAAGAATGGAGCCGTCAACCAGTCGCGCTCAGAAGTTGTGCTTGTACACGCGCCCCATGGCGATTATGTATACTGCGTTATGACGAAGAATCAGCAGGACGAGAGTTGGGAGCGAACAAATGAAGGTTTTGCTCTTTTACGCAACGTCGGGACTTTGTTATGGCAGCATTTCGAGCCGAAGTCTACCTGGAAACCCAGTGCAGGCTACGAAAAATGGTGGTAA
- a CDS encoding ATP synthase F1, delta subunit (TIGRFAM: ATP synthase F1, delta subunit~PFAM: H+transporting two-sector ATPase delta (OSCP) subunit~KEGG: acp:A2cp1_4506 ATP synthase F1, delta subunit), which yields MAVATVAARYAKSLLDLAQEQGLTETMYKDMQLFKNTVDQSRPLMLMLKNPIVRAEKKSAVIKAAFANRVNPMTMAFFEIIGKKNREGIMDAIAEQFISQYDQLKGVGRATVITTVPLTAAQRDTFKAMVTKATGSNSVELEEKIDSKLIGGYVLRLGDRQVDGSIRSQLNDIRLKFLN from the coding sequence ATGGCAGTCGCTACTGTTGCCGCTCGCTACGCCAAATCGCTGTTAGATCTGGCGCAGGAGCAAGGCCTGACCGAGACGATGTACAAGGACATGCAGTTGTTCAAAAACACAGTTGACCAAAGTCGTCCGCTGATGTTGATGCTGAAGAACCCCATTGTCCGCGCAGAAAAGAAAAGTGCCGTCATTAAAGCTGCTTTTGCCAATCGGGTTAACCCAATGACGATGGCTTTCTTCGAAATCATTGGCAAAAAGAACCGAGAGGGGATTATGGACGCCATTGCTGAGCAGTTTATCAGTCAGTACGACCAACTGAAAGGGGTTGGACGGGCTACCGTTATTACCACTGTTCCGCTTACAGCTGCCCAGCGTGATACATTCAAGGCAATGGTCACGAAGGCAACGGGAAGTAACTCCGTTGAACTGGAAGAAAAGATCGATTCGAAATTGATTGGTGGATATGTCCTGCGTTTAGGCGACCGTCAGGTTGATGGCTCGATCCGTAGTCAATTGAACGACATTCGCTTAAAGTTCCTGAACTAG
- a CDS encoding ATP synthase F0, B subunit (TIGRFAM: ATP synthase F0, B subunit~PFAM: H+transporting two-sector ATPase B/B' subunit~KEGG: acp:A2cp1_4493 ATP synthase F0, B subunit): MDLLTPDLGLLFWQVVVFLGLFLILRAFAWKPITESLNERENNIQSALDLAEKTRLEMTALKADNEKLLAQARSEREAILRGAKETADKLMAETREKASAEGQRILEQARESMQNERLALVAQMKKEVVTLSLDIAEKVLRKELSDKASQEKLVTDLVSNSRLN; encoded by the coding sequence ATGGATTTGCTCACACCCGATCTTGGTTTATTATTCTGGCAGGTAGTGGTTTTCCTCGGCCTGTTTCTTATCCTTCGTGCCTTCGCCTGGAAACCCATTACCGAGAGCCTGAACGAACGGGAAAACAACATTCAAAGTGCGCTTGATCTGGCCGAAAAAACCCGGCTCGAAATGACCGCGCTGAAAGCCGACAACGAAAAATTACTGGCTCAGGCTCGTTCGGAGCGGGAAGCTATCCTGCGCGGTGCCAAAGAAACTGCTGACAAATTGATGGCCGAAACGCGTGAGAAAGCCTCGGCCGAAGGTCAGCGCATTCTGGAGCAGGCTCGTGAGTCGATGCAGAACGAACGCCTGGCACTGGTTGCCCAGATGAAAAAAGAAGTTGTTACACTTTCGCTCGATATTGCTGAGAAAGTACTTCGTAAGGAGCTTAGCGACAAAGCATCTCAGGAGAAGTTAGTAACTGATCTGGTCTCTAATTCACGCTTAAACTAA
- a CDS encoding ATP synthase F0, C subunit (TIGRFAM: ATP synthase F0, C subunit~PFAM: H+transporting two-sector ATPase C subunit~KEGG: acp:A2cp1_4494 ATP synthase F0, C subunit): MFAMLFALLLEATGSVSVMGAAIGAGLAAIGAGLGIGKIGGSAMEGIARQPEAAGRIQTAMLIIAALIEAVALFAAVICLLVATA, translated from the coding sequence ATGTTCGCAATGTTGTTTGCTCTGCTGTTAGAAGCTACTGGTAGTGTTTCGGTTATGGGTGCTGCTATTGGCGCTGGTTTAGCCGCTATTGGTGCTGGTCTTGGTATCGGTAAAATTGGTGGTAGTGCTATGGAAGGTATTGCCCGTCAGCCAGAAGCGGCTGGTCGTATCCAGACTGCCATGCTGATCATCGCGGCTCTGATCGAGGCCGTAGCTCTGTTCGCAGCTGTTATTTGTCTGCTCGTCGCTACTGCCTAA
- a CDS encoding ATP synthase F0, A subunit (TIGRFAM: ATP synthase F0, A subunit~PFAM: H+transporting two-sector ATPase A subunit~KEGG: afw:Anae109_4487 F0F1 ATP synthase subunit A), whose amino-acid sequence MLRSAINRILLATALILSSLVGAQAQEHAHEGEAHANHEGEAKAAKGKFDVGGMIMHHIKDDHGWEFAHGVTLPLPVILYSKDRGLEVFSSSNLAHEATYNGYKNVHGKIHRVNEAGEVDHEAKVYNFSITKNVASLLLSAVIMLLVFSAVSRGYAKNKGKAPSGIQSFLEPIILFVRDEIAKPSIGPKYTKYLPYLLTLFFFILVNNLLGLLPGAANLTGNITVTLVLAVITFVIVTFSGNKHYWLHILKPTGVPVALLPIMIPVEIVGVFMKPLSLMIRLFANITAGHIIILSLLGLIFMANNMGGMGTSVAISPVVLFFTLFLNLIELLVAFLQAFIFTLLTAMYIGSAVEEHHDADHGIGYEGTTSELG is encoded by the coding sequence ATGTTGCGTTCGGCTATTAATAGGATTTTGTTAGCAACGGCTCTCATTCTGAGTTCGTTAGTAGGTGCCCAGGCACAAGAGCATGCCCACGAGGGTGAAGCGCATGCCAATCATGAAGGTGAGGCAAAAGCCGCCAAAGGAAAATTTGATGTTGGTGGCATGATTATGCACCACATTAAAGATGATCACGGTTGGGAATTTGCCCATGGTGTTACGCTGCCATTACCCGTCATTCTGTATTCTAAAGATCGTGGTCTGGAAGTTTTCTCTTCGTCAAACTTAGCCCACGAAGCTACTTACAATGGCTATAAGAATGTACACGGCAAAATTCACCGGGTCAATGAAGCGGGCGAGGTTGATCATGAAGCGAAAGTTTACAACTTCTCGATCACCAAGAACGTAGCGTCATTGTTGCTCAGTGCTGTTATTATGTTGCTTGTTTTTTCGGCAGTTAGCCGGGGTTACGCAAAAAATAAAGGCAAGGCTCCCAGCGGGATTCAGTCGTTCCTGGAACCAATTATTCTGTTCGTTCGGGACGAAATTGCCAAGCCAAGCATCGGGCCTAAATACACCAAGTACTTGCCTTATCTGCTGACCCTGTTTTTCTTTATTCTGGTTAACAACCTTTTAGGGCTGTTGCCGGGAGCAGCTAACCTGACGGGTAATATCACCGTTACACTGGTGCTGGCTGTTATTACCTTTGTGATCGTTACGTTTAGCGGGAACAAGCATTACTGGCTGCACATCCTCAAGCCAACGGGTGTTCCAGTTGCGCTGTTGCCCATCATGATTCCGGTTGAAATTGTGGGTGTATTCATGAAGCCGCTGTCGCTCATGATTCGACTATTCGCTAACATCACCGCTGGTCACATCATCATCCTGAGCTTACTCGGCCTCATTTTTATGGCCAACAACATGGGTGGTATGGGAACGAGCGTGGCGATCAGCCCGGTTGTGTTGTTCTTTACCCTCTTTTTGAACCTAATCGAATTGCTGGTAGCGTTCCTTCAGGCGTTTATCTTCACTCTGCTGACGGCGATGTACATCGGCAGCGCGGTTGAAGAACATCACGATGCCGACCACGGCATTGGTTACGAAGGTACTACTTCCGAATTAGGTTAA
- a CDS encoding Tetratricopeptide TPR_2 repeat protein (PFAM: Tetratricopeptide TPR_2 repeat protein; TPR repeat-containing protein~SMART: Tetratricopeptide repeat~KEGG: hypothetical protein), producing the protein MSRYSGIQLVLFLTVFTSLTGGLVSCSQYSTKPVSKGYHNLTAHFNAYVIARDQINQAEQILFKTRQENYNQLLPILLPVDSMLAQPLKPQLDDAIKKASIIPERHQNSKWLDNAYILIGRARLIKQDLPNAIEVFKYVNTKGTNENDKHTALVGLMRAYVEAGDYTNALNVAEYLRNQPLNKNNTRDFYLTKAYLHERQGEYLTAAGILDATFPVLKKGESTARLHLIAGQLYDLVGQPAKAVEHYKKVLASQPTYDQSFYANLFAIQSSGLTGDQKRMAQSAETFEQMLSDRKNADLKDKIYFTMGLLEARSGRIDKAIVYYSRSIQAAGGNTTQVPYTYLEIGKLYFEKKADYEHAKVYYDSALALIPKQSAEYAALQNRKKNLDEFVQYQTTIRTDDSLLTLARMDPAALDNVLEKTISQREKEDKAQAALAQQIIEKATSGNISAVPGATNSNLPPAERWILYNPVALSQGRQEFSVRWGNRPLEDNWRRSNKEASGAIAAANSPFSGASPANSINPDPTLQPASINGVPVNLAGPNTSRKGQKEAMMATIPFTKEAQTVANQRIENALYRLGKLYKFDFNQPANAIPTFEKLLTRYPNTLQKPEVYYLLYLSNEQIGKASPWKEKLLAEYPNTSYARLAGKLAAQTTDSEAQAQKTYTTIYDLYKANNNAEALARADAAMPGFAGSQLEDKLALLRVILVGKVKPLDIYKQALTEFIRDYPASQLVPYVKDMQTAANSATAKK; encoded by the coding sequence ATGTCCCGTTATTCAGGTATCCAACTAGTTTTATTCCTTACGGTCTTTACGTCATTGACCGGTGGTCTGGTATCGTGCTCTCAGTACAGCACCAAACCAGTAAGCAAAGGGTATCATAACCTGACGGCCCATTTTAATGCCTATGTGATTGCCCGCGATCAGATCAATCAGGCAGAACAGATACTGTTCAAAACGCGTCAGGAAAATTACAATCAACTGCTGCCTATTCTGCTACCTGTCGACTCTATGCTTGCTCAGCCCCTAAAGCCGCAACTGGACGACGCCATTAAGAAAGCATCCATAATTCCCGAACGTCACCAGAACAGCAAATGGCTCGACAACGCGTACATTCTCATTGGCCGCGCCCGATTGATCAAGCAGGATTTGCCCAACGCCATTGAGGTATTCAAGTACGTCAATACAAAGGGCACCAACGAGAATGATAAACATACCGCGCTGGTTGGTTTAATGCGGGCGTATGTCGAAGCAGGCGACTACACCAATGCATTGAACGTAGCCGAGTACCTCCGCAACCAGCCCCTCAACAAGAACAACACCCGTGATTTTTATCTTACGAAAGCGTATCTGCACGAGCGTCAGGGCGAATACCTAACGGCCGCTGGTATTCTGGACGCTACCTTTCCAGTTCTGAAAAAAGGGGAGTCGACGGCCCGGCTTCATCTGATAGCCGGTCAGTTGTACGATTTAGTTGGCCAGCCAGCGAAAGCCGTCGAGCATTACAAAAAGGTACTAGCCTCACAACCAACCTACGACCAATCGTTCTACGCTAATCTGTTCGCCATTCAAAGCAGCGGTCTCACCGGCGACCAGAAGCGCATGGCACAATCGGCAGAGACGTTTGAGCAGATGCTCAGTGACCGAAAAAACGCTGATCTGAAAGATAAAATCTATTTCACCATGGGGCTTCTCGAAGCTCGAAGCGGTCGGATCGATAAAGCCATTGTCTACTATAGCCGGTCGATTCAGGCAGCGGGCGGCAATACAACTCAGGTCCCTTATACGTATCTGGAAATAGGGAAGCTGTATTTTGAAAAGAAAGCTGATTACGAACATGCGAAAGTCTATTATGACAGCGCACTGGCTTTGATTCCCAAACAATCGGCTGAGTACGCTGCTTTGCAGAACCGTAAAAAAAACCTCGATGAGTTTGTTCAGTATCAAACGACCATCCGCACCGACGATAGTTTGCTGACCCTGGCCCGAATGGACCCGGCTGCACTCGACAATGTGCTCGAGAAAACTATTTCACAGCGCGAAAAAGAGGACAAGGCCCAGGCGGCCCTCGCCCAACAGATCATCGAGAAGGCTACGTCGGGTAACATAAGTGCCGTACCCGGCGCAACAAATTCAAATTTGCCCCCTGCCGAACGCTGGATATTGTATAATCCCGTCGCCCTGAGTCAGGGACGTCAGGAGTTTTCTGTTCGATGGGGTAACCGACCCCTAGAAGATAACTGGCGACGAAGTAATAAGGAAGCATCCGGGGCCATTGCTGCGGCAAACAGTCCCTTTTCCGGCGCATCTCCGGCTAATTCAATCAATCCTGACCCAACCTTGCAACCTGCTTCCATAAATGGCGTACCGGTTAATTTGGCGGGTCCTAATACTAGTCGCAAAGGGCAAAAAGAGGCCATGATGGCTACTATTCCCTTTACAAAAGAGGCCCAGACAGTCGCTAACCAACGCATCGAGAATGCGCTTTACCGACTGGGCAAGCTGTATAAATTCGACTTCAATCAGCCTGCCAATGCCATTCCAACATTTGAAAAGCTTTTAACACGCTACCCGAACACACTTCAAAAACCTGAAGTGTATTATTTACTATATCTGTCAAACGAGCAAATTGGCAAAGCTTCGCCCTGGAAAGAAAAACTACTGGCCGAATACCCCAATACTTCCTACGCCCGTTTGGCGGGAAAATTAGCGGCTCAAACGACGGACTCAGAAGCACAGGCTCAAAAAACCTACACGACTATTTATGACCTGTATAAAGCAAATAACAATGCTGAAGCGCTTGCCCGTGCCGATGCGGCTATGCCTGGTTTTGCCGGTAGTCAGCTAGAAGATAAATTAGCCTTGCTGCGGGTTATATTGGTTGGTAAGGTGAAGCCACTGGATATTTATAAGCAGGCGTTAACTGAGTTTATTCGTGATTACCCAGCCAGTCAGTTAGTCCCTTATGTGAAAGATATGCAGACTGCGGCCAACTCGGCAACGGCAAAAAAGTAA
- a CDS encoding glycosyl transferase family 51 (PFAM: glycosyl transferase family 51; penicillin- binding protein transpeptidase~KEGG: cti:RALTA_B1852 peptidoglycan glycosyltransferase), whose product MFDLAPGPYRKIIRNLWRYSLLGIVMLVLYIVAVSYNFLWLFGGMPSLKALENPKSEEASEVYTADNQLLGKYYVENRTPIEISQVSPNVTSALLATEDARFVKHSGIDPRSLFRAVGGFLTFKNASSSGGGSTLTQQTAKNLFDTRREELRGALGHIPIISLIIAKTKEWILAVRLERNYTKQEVMMMYLNTVSFGNNTYGIKTAAKTYFSKEPWNLTVEEAALLVGMLKNPTFYNPRLFEERTRERRNVVLSQMKKYKFLTEDQFIAYKNKPLKLDFSVENQNTGMAAYFRSVIRDDIKRWIRQYNEENPGAELDLYTSGLKIYTTIDSRMQAYAEEAVMANMRDQQKKFYEHWRGRNPWVQKDPRTKKYVEIPGFIESVARRTTRYKQLKAAFGDDEKAIWEEMRKPIKMKVFVYGNQRNDKDTTMSPLDSIRYYKRLLNTGFMSMDPRYGYVKAWVGGINFKYMKFDHVRQSRRQPGSTFKPFVYLTAMDQGFVTPCSHIVDQPTVFAHGEDNNNGPPWMPKNSTGRYSGQSLSLREALGQSINTVSAQLIKKTRSAAVVKYAHDMGIESKDLREDPTLCLGTSDVSVYEMVAAYCAFANGGTRVRPMMLIRITDKNGNVLKNFTPDAKQVISAQRAYEMLHLMRGAVEDPNGTAQRLRTQYKLLDGGNEIAAKTGTTSNYSDAWFMGMTQHLVSGLWVGGDDRPIHFRTIELGQGGRQAMPAWAMYMQKIYKDPTLTQYRPEPFRKPNNFKIDCGGYHIDSSQRYTPPKVVPEDEDEILQ is encoded by the coding sequence ATGTTTGATCTTGCTCCTGGTCCTTACCGGAAGATAATCCGAAACCTCTGGCGATACTCGCTGCTGGGCATCGTTATGCTGGTCTTATATATTGTTGCTGTCAGCTATAACTTTCTGTGGCTCTTCGGGGGGATGCCTAGTCTGAAAGCCCTTGAAAATCCTAAAAGTGAAGAGGCCTCCGAAGTATACACCGCCGACAATCAATTGCTTGGCAAATACTACGTCGAAAATAGAACGCCCATCGAAATATCGCAGGTGTCGCCTAATGTAACCTCAGCCCTTTTGGCTACGGAAGATGCCCGCTTTGTTAAACACTCGGGCATTGATCCTCGGTCTTTGTTCAGGGCGGTAGGCGGTTTTCTTACGTTCAAGAATGCGTCAAGTTCTGGTGGAGGTAGTACCCTTACCCAGCAAACAGCGAAAAACCTTTTTGACACCCGCCGGGAAGAATTACGCGGTGCTTTAGGCCATATCCCTATTATCAGCCTGATCATCGCAAAAACAAAAGAGTGGATTCTGGCTGTTCGCCTGGAGCGAAATTACACGAAGCAGGAGGTCATGATGATGTACCTCAACACCGTTTCATTCGGGAATAACACCTACGGTATCAAAACTGCGGCTAAAACCTACTTCAGCAAAGAACCCTGGAATCTGACCGTAGAAGAGGCTGCCCTGCTGGTAGGTATGCTTAAAAACCCAACGTTCTACAACCCCCGCTTATTCGAAGAGCGGACCCGCGAACGCCGGAATGTGGTGTTGAGTCAGATGAAAAAATACAAGTTTCTGACCGAAGACCAGTTCATTGCCTATAAGAACAAGCCCCTGAAACTTGACTTTAGCGTCGAGAATCAGAATACAGGTATGGCCGCTTACTTTAGATCGGTTATCCGTGATGACATCAAGCGCTGGATTCGCCAATATAATGAGGAGAATCCCGGTGCCGAACTGGACCTGTACACAAGCGGGCTGAAAATCTATACGACCATCGACTCCCGCATGCAGGCCTACGCTGAGGAAGCCGTAATGGCGAACATGCGCGACCAGCAGAAAAAGTTCTACGAGCACTGGCGCGGTCGGAACCCTTGGGTACAGAAAGATCCAAGAACCAAGAAATACGTCGAAATTCCGGGCTTCATTGAATCCGTAGCCCGACGTACAACCCGGTATAAACAACTGAAGGCCGCTTTCGGCGACGACGAGAAAGCTATCTGGGAAGAGATGCGAAAACCCATCAAAATGAAGGTTTTTGTCTATGGAAATCAGCGCAACGATAAAGATACGACCATGAGTCCGCTTGATTCGATCCGATACTACAAGCGGCTGCTCAACACTGGATTTATGTCGATGGACCCTCGCTACGGTTACGTCAAAGCCTGGGTAGGTGGTATCAATTTTAAATACATGAAATTTGATCACGTGCGTCAGAGCCGACGCCAGCCGGGGTCTACCTTCAAACCGTTTGTTTATCTGACGGCCATGGACCAGGGATTTGTTACACCCTGTAGCCATATCGTTGACCAGCCTACGGTATTTGCCCACGGTGAAGACAACAACAACGGACCGCCGTGGATGCCTAAAAACTCAACTGGCCGTTATAGCGGCCAGAGTCTGTCGCTACGGGAAGCCCTCGGGCAGTCAATCAACACCGTAAGTGCTCAACTGATTAAGAAAACGCGGTCGGCCGCTGTTGTTAAATACGCCCATGACATGGGGATTGAAAGCAAAGACCTGCGGGAAGACCCTACTCTTTGTTTAGGAACAAGTGACGTGTCCGTTTATGAGATGGTAGCGGCCTATTGCGCGTTTGCTAACGGAGGCACCCGCGTTCGGCCAATGATGCTTATCCGCATTACCGATAAAAATGGTAATGTGCTGAAAAATTTCACGCCCGATGCTAAGCAGGTCATCAGCGCCCAACGAGCCTACGAAATGCTCCATCTGATGCGCGGGGCCGTCGAAGACCCCAACGGCACGGCCCAACGGTTACGAACGCAATACAAGTTGCTGGACGGTGGCAACGAAATTGCCGCTAAAACAGGAACGACTTCCAACTACTCCGACGCCTGGTTTATGGGCATGACCCAGCACCTTGTGTCAGGTCTTTGGGTAGGTGGCGACGATCGTCCAATCCACTTCAGAACCATTGAGTTAGGCCAGGGTGGCCGACAGGCTATGCCTGCCTGGGCTATGTATATGCAAAAGATTTACAAAGACCCAACCCTAACCCAATACCGCCCTGAACCCTTCCGGAAACCGAACAACTTCAAGATTGATTGTGGTGGTTATCATATTGATTCTTCTCAGCGATATACCCCGCCTAAGGTAGTGCCGGAAGATGAAGATGAAATACTTCAATAA